A stretch of the Flavobacterium aquiphilum genome encodes the following:
- a CDS encoding class I SAM-dependent methyltransferase produces MQRIQQEGPISFRDFMEMALYYPGLGYYSSFPDKIGADGDFYTSANLSDAFGVMIARQIEEMWQKSERKPFKIVEYGAGTGLLCQDILDYLKNNSPTFYDILSYCIIEKSSGMRKREKKLLNEKVSWYNSIQEIEEINGCILSNELIDNFSVHRVVMEDQLMEVFVDFAGGFIEVLKPANKELVDYFASLDIELPRGFRTEVNLQAHSWIQEIAKSLNSGYVITIDYGAISSELYEKYRSSGTLLCYYKHHKNDNPYQFIGEQDITSHVNFSALINWGNKSGLNYCGMTNQASFLLSLGIKEYQEKRLLNTNANVSKAIEEANINYRLLMDMGLKFKVLIQEKNVPKFPLMGLRNLTYEFSSKAV; encoded by the coding sequence ATGCAACGGATTCAGCAAGAAGGCCCAATATCGTTTCGGGATTTTATGGAGATGGCTTTGTATTATCCTGGATTGGGATATTACAGTTCTTTTCCTGATAAAATTGGGGCTGACGGCGATTTTTATACAAGTGCCAATCTTTCGGATGCTTTTGGTGTCATGATAGCCCGTCAAATTGAAGAAATGTGGCAAAAATCGGAAAGAAAACCTTTCAAGATTGTTGAATATGGTGCTGGTACAGGTTTGCTTTGCCAGGATATCCTCGATTATCTCAAAAACAACTCCCCTACTTTTTACGATATTTTGTCTTATTGCATTATTGAAAAAAGTTCGGGTATGCGCAAAAGGGAAAAAAAGCTTTTAAACGAAAAAGTAAGTTGGTATAATTCCATTCAGGAAATTGAGGAAATCAATGGCTGTATTTTATCCAATGAATTGATTGATAATTTTTCAGTGCATCGTGTTGTTATGGAAGATCAGTTGATGGAGGTTTTTGTGGATTTTGCGGGTGGTTTTATCGAAGTTTTAAAACCCGCAAATAAAGAACTTGTTGATTATTTTGCTTCTTTGGATATTGAATTACCAAGAGGTTTCCGCACAGAAGTAAATCTTCAAGCCCATTCCTGGATTCAAGAAATTGCCAAATCGCTGAATAGCGGTTATGTTATTACCATCGATTATGGAGCTATTTCTTCAGAACTTTATGAGAAATACAGGAGCTCTGGTACGCTTTTATGTTATTACAAACATCATAAAAATGATAATCCATACCAATTCATAGGCGAACAGGATATTACGTCCCACGTCAATTTTTCAGCTTTAATAAATTGGGGGAACAAAAGCGGACTCAATTATTGCGGAATGACAAATCAAGCTTCGTTTCTACTGTCTCTTGGAATTAAAGAATATCAGGAAAAAAGATTATTGAACACCAATGCCAATGTTTCAAAAGCCATTGAAGAAGCAAATATAAACTATAGACTTCTAATGGATATGGGACTCAAATTTAAAGTTTTAATTCAAGAAAAGAATGTTCCCAAATTTCCACTTATGGGCTTAAGGAATTTGACCTATGAGTTTTCGTCTAAAGCAGTGTGA
- a CDS encoding RsmD family RNA methyltransferase, producing MRIISGKYKGRRIFPPKGLPVRPTTDMSKEALFNVLNNNFDFEGLKVLDLFAGTGNISYEFASRGSSPITSVDADFGCVKFIKQVAAEYDFDIAAIKSDVFAFLGKNKATYDIIFADPPYGLDQKTFERIVLLVFEKEFLNEAGMMIIEHSKYTKLDHMVNFSFQKSYGGSIFSFFELDSTEEEEIDDESNRKGTEEDEG from the coding sequence ATGAGAATCATATCCGGAAAATATAAGGGAAGACGCATTTTTCCACCAAAAGGACTCCCCGTTCGCCCCACCACCGATATGAGTAAAGAGGCTTTGTTCAATGTTTTAAATAATAATTTTGACTTTGAGGGGTTAAAAGTGTTGGATTTATTTGCCGGTACCGGTAATATCAGTTACGAGTTTGCTTCCCGAGGAAGTTCTCCAATCACATCTGTTGATGCCGATTTTGGTTGTGTAAAATTCATTAAGCAAGTAGCGGCCGAATATGATTTTGATATTGCAGCCATAAAAAGCGATGTTTTCGCCTTTTTAGGAAAAAATAAAGCAACATACGATATTATTTTTGCAGATCCTCCTTATGGTTTGGATCAAAAAACATTCGAAAGAATTGTTTTATTGGTATTCGAAAAGGAATTTCTCAATGAGGCAGGCATGATGATTATTGAGCATTCCAAATACACAAAACTCGATCACATGGTTAATTTTTCTTTTCAGAAAAGCTATGGTGGTTCTATTTTTAGTTTCTTCGAATTGGATTCAACCGAAGAAGAAGAAATTGACGATGAATCGAACAGAAAAGGTACAGAAGAAGACGAAGGTTAA
- a CDS encoding vWA domain-containing protein, with protein sequence MDNMIKKGFYFKSYEAPFQSPFDKLFEIFKELITHTSGDFDEAISWLRELDKEYKLTDESYTIDDFIEDLKKKGYIREELKDDGTPGLGITAKTERAIRQQALDNIFGNLKKSGSGNHKTKHVGNGDEHTGEFREFRFGDGLERISLTESLRNAQINNGVSDFKLTENDLVVEETRNKSQMSTVLMIDISHSMILYGEDRITPAKKVAMALAELITTRYPKDTLDILVFGDDAWRISIRDLPYLKVGPYHTNTVAGLQLAMDLLRRKKNTNKQIFMITDGKPSCVRENDGTYYMNSNGLDHYIVEKCYTQAQQARKLHIPITTFMIANDPYLQKFVNKFTEANQGKAFYTGLKGLGEMIFEDYETNRKKRIK encoded by the coding sequence ATGGACAACATGATAAAAAAAGGATTCTATTTTAAAAGCTACGAAGCTCCGTTTCAATCTCCATTTGATAAGCTTTTTGAAATTTTCAAGGAGCTGATTACTCACACTTCGGGAGATTTTGATGAAGCAATCAGTTGGTTACGCGAATTAGATAAAGAATACAAACTAACCGATGAATCCTATACAATCGATGATTTTATTGAGGATTTAAAGAAAAAAGGATACATCCGCGAAGAACTAAAGGACGACGGCACTCCCGGTTTAGGAATTACTGCCAAAACCGAACGTGCCATTCGTCAACAAGCCTTAGATAATATTTTTGGGAACCTTAAAAAATCGGGGAGCGGTAACCACAAAACCAAACATGTAGGAAACGGCGATGAGCATACCGGAGAATTCCGCGAGTTTCGTTTCGGTGATGGATTGGAACGTATTTCATTGACAGAAAGTTTGCGAAATGCTCAAATCAATAATGGCGTGAGCGATTTTAAGCTGACCGAAAATGATTTGGTCGTCGAGGAAACCCGAAACAAATCCCAAATGAGTACCGTTTTGATGATTGATATCAGTCATAGCATGATTTTGTATGGGGAAGACCGCATCACGCCCGCCAAGAAAGTTGCAATGGCATTGGCCGAATTAATCACCACCCGCTATCCAAAAGACACTCTTGATATCTTGGTTTTTGGCGATGATGCCTGGCGGATTTCCATTCGGGATTTACCATATTTAAAGGTTGGACCATATCATACCAACACCGTTGCAGGATTGCAATTGGCAATGGATTTATTACGCAGAAAGAAAAATACGAACAAACAAATTTTCATGATTACCGACGGTAAGCCAAGCTGTGTAAGAGAAAATGACGGAACTTATTATATGAACAGCAACGGTCTCGATCATTATATTGTTGAAAAATGCTACACTCAAGCGCAACAAGCCCGAAAACTCCATATTCCGATAACCACTTTTATGATTGCCAATGATCCTTATTTGCAAAAATTTGTAAATAAGTTTACTGAAGCCAATCAAGGCAAGGCTTTCTACACTGGATTAAAAGGTTTGGGCGAAATGATTTTTGAAGATTATGAAACCAATAGAAAAAAAAGGATAAAATAA
- a CDS encoding RMD1 family protein has product MEKANFIKIEAIQIAEDFNIKKLRADFGVEPHSSSPSEIFYNLNRKRYLYVFDYGVVVFANYSKPKKDEFIDFIKDYASTNLYLDFVEEYRIEIDESIPKMIIKNDFVSVPSIDAAVLKTVMLNIAQSVALDYYEALTDELITSSRIYIQELEQRGKLSISKINLLKYIGKVLNVKNSIVDNLYILDDPNLVWDNEELNLLNRHLKANFDINPRFRDLDYRLDIVEDNLKLFTDVLNVRESSRLEWIVIVLIFIEIIIALLFH; this is encoded by the coding sequence ATGGAAAAAGCCAATTTCATTAAGATTGAAGCTATCCAAATAGCAGAAGACTTTAATATCAAAAAATTAAGGGCTGATTTTGGCGTTGAGCCCCACTCCAGTTCTCCTTCTGAAATTTTTTATAATTTGAATAGAAAGCGATACCTCTATGTTTTTGATTACGGTGTAGTTGTATTTGCTAATTACTCAAAACCCAAAAAGGATGAATTTATTGATTTTATCAAAGATTACGCCTCTACAAATCTTTATTTGGATTTTGTTGAAGAATACCGAATTGAAATTGATGAAAGTATTCCAAAAATGATTATCAAAAACGACTTTGTTTCAGTTCCTTCCATCGATGCCGCAGTTCTCAAAACTGTTATGCTCAACATCGCGCAATCAGTGGCTTTGGATTATTATGAAGCACTTACGGACGAACTAATTACTTCTTCAAGGATTTATATTCAGGAATTGGAACAGCGAGGAAAACTGAGTATTTCAAAAATTAATCTGCTAAAATACATCGGAAAAGTACTGAACGTTAAAAACAGTATTGTCGACAATCTTTATATTTTGGATGATCCTAATTTGGTTTGGGACAATGAAGAACTCAATCTTTTAAACCGCCATTTAAAAGCCAATTTTGATATTAATCCACGCTTTAGAGATCTTGATTACCGATTGGATATCGTCGAAGACAACTTAAAGCTTTTCACTGATGTTCTTAATGTTCGGGAGAGTTCCCGCTTGGAATGGATTGTTATCGTATTGATTTTTATAGAGATAATTATAGCTTTGCTTTTTCATTAA
- a CDS encoding ATP-dependent DNA helicase: protein MNSSSFYSLLQKKFPFPPTYNQDIFFQKVAIFLTDSYNDTIFVLKGYAGTGKTTVISTIVNSLLDINKKYVLLAPTGRAAKVIANYSNKPAFTIHKKIYFPKKNSGGGVSFTLQPNKHKNTIFIVDEASMISDANSDSKLYENGSLLDDLISYVYSGTNCKMILLGDTAQLPPVNLDISPALDISTLSIHYNKEVEHIELDEVMRQEESSGILHNATELRELLKDSFISEFKFNIRKFKDIVRLVDGYDIQDAIHSAYSNYSIEDTAFIVRSNKRANQYNEQIRSKILDKESELSTGDFLMVVKNNYFWLKDSDEAGFIANGDIIEVLEMFGIKELYGFKFAKVKIRMIDYPDQKPFETVLLMDTIKSESPSLTFEESNRLYQEVMKDYESETTKYKKFQKVKENEYFNALQVKFSYAITCHKSQGGQWNTVFIEQPYLPNGIDRDYVRWLYTAMTRAKNKLYLIGFKDDSFVM from the coding sequence ATGAATTCCTCTTCTTTTTACAGCCTTTTGCAGAAAAAATTCCCTTTTCCGCCGACATACAATCAGGATATTTTTTTTCAAAAAGTTGCCATTTTCCTGACTGATAGTTATAATGACACCATTTTTGTTTTAAAAGGATATGCAGGAACGGGGAAAACTACCGTTATTTCGACAATCGTAAATAGTTTATTGGATATCAATAAAAAGTATGTTTTGTTGGCACCAACAGGACGTGCGGCGAAGGTAATTGCCAATTATTCGAACAAACCCGCTTTTACAATTCATAAAAAAATCTATTTCCCAAAGAAAAATTCAGGCGGAGGAGTTTCGTTTACTTTACAACCCAATAAACATAAAAACACCATTTTTATAGTCGATGAAGCCTCGATGATTTCGGACGCCAATTCGGATTCCAAATTATACGAAAACGGCTCATTGCTTGATGATTTGATTTCCTATGTATATTCGGGAACTAATTGCAAAATGATCCTTTTGGGCGACACAGCTCAGTTGCCTCCTGTAAATTTGGACATAAGCCCAGCTTTGGATATTAGCACTTTAAGTATTCATTACAATAAAGAAGTAGAACATATTGAACTTGATGAAGTAATGCGTCAGGAAGAAAGCTCAGGAATTCTACATAACGCAACCGAATTGAGAGAGTTATTAAAGGACAGTTTTATATCGGAATTCAAATTTAATATTAGGAAATTCAAGGATATTGTACGCTTGGTTGATGGCTATGATATCCAGGATGCGATTCATTCTGCCTACAGTAATTACAGTATCGAAGACACTGCTTTTATTGTTCGTTCCAATAAAAGAGCGAATCAATACAACGAGCAAATTCGGTCAAAGATCCTTGATAAAGAAAGCGAATTGTCCACAGGCGATTTCCTGATGGTGGTGAAGAATAATTATTTTTGGCTAAAAGACTCCGATGAAGCAGGATTTATTGCCAATGGTGATATCATTGAAGTTTTGGAAATGTTTGGAATCAAAGAATTATATGGTTTTAAATTCGCCAAAGTAAAAATCCGAATGATTGATTATCCCGACCAAAAACCTTTTGAAACAGTTCTTTTGATGGATACAATTAAAAGCGAATCACCTTCGTTGACTTTTGAAGAATCAAACAGATTGTATCAGGAAGTAATGAAAGATTACGAAAGCGAAACCACCAAATATAAAAAGTTCCAAAAAGTAAAGGAAAACGAATATTTCAATGCGTTGCAAGTTAAATTCTCGTATGCGATTACCTGCCATAAATCCCAGGGAGGGCAGTGGAATACAGTGTTTATTGAGCAACCGTATTTACCAAACGGCATCGACAGGGATTATGTTCGATGGTTATACACCGCTATGACAAGAGCCAAAAATAAGTTATATTTGATAGGATTTAAAGACGATAGTTTTGTGATGTAA
- a CDS encoding DUF3822 family protein, giving the protein MNINITDKKYKKLSIQVSLTGLSFCCFDTLHNKITSINEIHFDTFHKSTKIEELFSDAFRNYPELNESYDEILVIHNNNLSTFVPTALFDENFLGSYLQYNTKVFETDFFAFDEITNYQMNAVYIPYVNINNFFIDQFGSFDYKHANTILVSKLLDASKNNDTKKMIVHFNPGHFEIIVIQNQKLLLFNSFEYKTPEDFIYYLLFTAEQLNMNPESFHLELLGAISEEDDFYKIAFKYIRNVSFLDVTDLQKSNTFSKAQNQQQFILFNS; this is encoded by the coding sequence ATGAACATTAATATAACCGATAAAAAATACAAAAAACTTTCCATTCAGGTTTCACTGACAGGACTTTCTTTTTGTTGTTTTGATACACTTCATAACAAGATTACATCGATAAACGAAATTCATTTTGACACTTTCCATAAGTCAACCAAGATTGAAGAATTGTTTTCGGATGCTTTTCGTAATTATCCCGAACTGAATGAGAGTTATGATGAAATTTTGGTGATTCATAATAACAATCTTTCGACCTTTGTTCCCACTGCCCTATTTGACGAAAACTTTTTAGGCAGTTATTTGCAATACAATACCAAAGTTTTTGAAACCGATTTTTTCGCATTTGATGAAATCACTAATTATCAAATGAATGCGGTTTATATTCCTTACGTAAATATCAATAATTTTTTCATAGATCAATTTGGCTCTTTTGATTACAAGCATGCTAATACTATTTTGGTTTCTAAGCTTTTGGATGCATCCAAAAACAACGATACCAAAAAAATGATTGTACATTTCAATCCAGGTCATTTTGAAATTATCGTGATTCAGAATCAAAAACTGCTTTTATTTAATTCATTCGAATACAAAACACCCGAGGATTTTATTTATTATTTGCTTTTTACCGCCGAACAATTGAATATGAACCCTGAAAGTTTTCATTTAGAATTATTAGGAGCTATATCAGAAGAAGATGATTTTTATAAAATTGCGTTCAAATACATTCGAAATGTATCTTTTCTTGATGTAACTGATTTACAAAAAAGCAATACTTTTTCAAAAGCACAAAACCAACAACAATTTATACTTTTTAACTCATGA
- a CDS encoding AAA family ATPase, whose translation MKIEDIKTFGELKKSGYVSKSIKDELRQNLIAKIRSGQSTFEGVHGFENTVIPELERAILSRHNINLLGLRGQAKTRLARKMIELLDEYIPYVTGSEINDDPFHPLSRFAKDLIAEKGDETPISWLHRNERFFEKLATPDVTVADLIGDVDPIKAANLKLSYADDRVIHFGMIPRANRCIFVINELPDLQARIQVALFNILQEGDIQIRGFKLRMPLDMQFVFTANPEDYTNRGSIVTPLKDRIGSQILTHYPQNIHIARTITAQEAKLDTAQSDLVYIPSLAKDLLEQISFEARESEFIDNKSGVSARLSITAYENLLSTAERRALKSGIDKTTLRLSDFMGIIPSITGKVELVYEGEQEGAAVVAQRLISDAIHTFFPAYFPKIERLEKQGEKTPYADILDWFFTESGFELLDDCTDEEYNTILDDIAPLEKLIEKYQPQLDNRDRNFMKEFILWGLVEYKKLSKDRISEGYQFRDIFGSYINKL comes from the coding sequence ATGAAAATTGAAGATATAAAGACTTTCGGAGAATTAAAGAAATCAGGATACGTAAGCAAGAGTATCAAAGATGAATTGCGCCAAAATCTAATTGCAAAAATAAGATCGGGCCAATCCACTTTTGAAGGGGTTCACGGTTTTGAGAATACCGTAATCCCTGAGTTGGAAAGAGCGATACTGTCGCGCCACAACATCAATTTGTTGGGACTGCGAGGACAAGCTAAAACTAGATTGGCCAGAAAAATGATCGAATTGTTGGACGAATACATTCCGTATGTGACTGGTTCCGAAATCAATGACGACCCTTTTCATCCTTTGTCACGCTTTGCGAAAGATTTAATTGCAGAGAAAGGGGACGAAACGCCAATATCATGGTTACACCGAAACGAACGCTTTTTCGAAAAACTTGCCACTCCCGATGTAACCGTTGCCGATTTAATAGGAGATGTCGATCCTATCAAAGCCGCAAATTTAAAATTATCTTATGCAGATGACCGCGTGATTCACTTTGGAATGATTCCGCGTGCTAACCGCTGTATTTTTGTGATTAACGAATTACCCGATTTACAAGCCCGAATTCAAGTTGCTTTGTTTAATATTTTACAGGAAGGCGACATACAAATTCGCGGTTTTAAATTACGAATGCCGCTTGATATGCAGTTTGTTTTTACCGCCAATCCGGAAGATTACACCAATCGGGGAAGTATAGTAACGCCTTTGAAGGACAGAATTGGGTCGCAAATACTGACTCATTATCCTCAAAATATTCATATCGCCAGAACAATTACGGCGCAGGAAGCAAAGCTTGATACCGCCCAAAGCGACTTGGTTTACATTCCTTCTTTGGCGAAGGATTTATTGGAGCAAATCAGTTTTGAAGCAAGAGAAAGCGAATTTATTGACAACAAAAGCGGTGTGAGTGCCCGATTGAGCATTACTGCTTATGAAAATTTACTAAGTACCGCAGAAAGACGTGCGTTAAAATCAGGAATTGACAAAACAACTTTACGCCTGTCTGATTTTATGGGAATAATTCCATCTATAACCGGTAAAGTCGAATTGGTTTACGAAGGCGAGCAGGAGGGAGCCGCAGTTGTTGCGCAACGATTGATAAGTGATGCCATTCATACATTTTTCCCGGCTTATTTTCCAAAAATAGAACGATTGGAGAAACAAGGCGAAAAAACACCTTATGCGGATATTTTGGATTGGTTTTTCACCGAAAGTGGTTTTGAATTATTGGACGACTGTACCGATGAGGAATACAACACAATTTTGGACGATATTGCGCCTTTGGAGAAATTAATAGAAAAATACCAACCTCAATTAGATAATCGGGATCGTAATTTTATGAAAGAATTCATTTTGTGGGGATTGGTTGAATATAAAAAACTCAGCAAAGATCGTATCTCAGAAGGATATCAATTCAGGGATATTTTTGGAAGTTATATCAACAAATTATAA